Part of the Acidobacteriota bacterium genome, TTCGCCGCGCCATGCCGCTGTTCAACCTGAACGTGGTCGCGGTGGCCGCCCTCCGCGCCGCGGTCGGCGATACCGAGTTTCGGTCCTGGTATGTGGCGCAGGCGAATGAATCGAAAGAGCTGGTTTACGCGGCGTGCGGCCGCGCGGGCCTGCGCTACTGGAAGAGCGGGGCCAACTTCGTGTTGATTGATGGCGGCGATCGCGCGCGCGCGCTGGTGGACGGAATGATCGCGCAAGGGGTGTTCGTGCGGGACCGCACCAAGGACCCGGCGTGCCCCAACTGCTTCCGTCTCACGACCGGGGTCGTCGAGCACACGCGTCACGCGGTGGCGACATTGGAGGCATTGTGCCACCTTCGCTAAAGCTACGGCGGCCAAGGCGCAGTGCGGTAATCGATCGGCGCACAGCCGAGACGCAGATCAAGGTCACGCTGAAGCTCGATGGCAAAGGCAATTACGAGAACAGCACCGGCATCCGCTTTCTCGATCACATGCTGGACCTGGTGGCGCGGCACGGCGGCTTCGACCTCAAGGTCAAGGCCACCGGCGACCTGGACGTGGATCAGCACCACACCGTGGAGGACGCCGGCATTGCCCTGGGCGAGGCCGTGCTGGCCGCCATCGGCAACAAGCGCGGCATCAACCGCGCCGGGTACTTCGTGATGCCGATGGACGAGACCCTCGCGGTCGCGGCCATCGACTTGAGCG contains:
- the hisB gene encoding imidazoleglycerol-phosphate dehydratase HisB → MPPSLKLRRPRRSAVIDRRTAETQIKVTLKLDGKGNYENSTGIRFLDHMLDLVARHGGFDLKVKATGDLDVDQHHTVEDAGIALGEAVLAAIGNKRGINRAGYFVMPMDETLAVAAIDLSGRPHCVVDTKVTVRVVGDLQTELVHDFFDGFAMAARANVHLKVMYGRSNHHKIEACFKAFARALRVACAKDKQMARSLPSTKGLL